The sequence GGATAATCTACTCCTGCTTGAAGTGTGGCTCATCCTCTCCCTCTGGGAAGCATTATGAATTCATGGCATATCCCATCTATTTGTCAGCAGATAATAAATCTGATTCGTTCTTGTACAGGCAGCTGTTTAGTCCATCAGGCATCTTCAAACTGGAATTGCTGAATGCAACATCACAGCTACTAAATCATAGCTGTGTGGAGCAGCAGGTTCTCAGGAAGCTGGAAGGAGCATTATCTGAGCAAGGGACTTCCTGAAGGCTTTAGTACCTTGAGGATTCGGTTTACCCCTGTAGCTGCTGTGTGTAGCCTTTAGCTTGTGGAACTGGTGATGTGGGAGCAAGTTCCAGTCCATGGAGAAATCTGTTCATAAAATAAATCCGGGCTGtgtttcctgtttgttttgacTAGCTCTTgtcatattattttctttcaggttATCTTTGTGTCAAAGGGGAAGGATGCCATGCAGTCATTTGTGATGCCCTTTTATTTGTTGAAGGATTGTGAAATTAAGCAGCCAGTGTTTGGAGCAAATTACATCAAGGGCACAGTgaaagcagaggcaggaggtAGGTATCACATAGTGGATGTTCTGTGTCTCAGTTCAGCTGCTCACTTCGTAGCAAAATCCTGGCTAACCAAACCTTGACACTGTCCAAATGGGTTTTCACACTCATGTGAAAACATGTTTCTTTCACTGGCAGCTAAAAACATTCCCCTTACCAGCTCCCTGTTCAGCTACAATGAGCAGATGTGCTCTGTAACCCATCTCATTCCTGCCCTctgcaaaatacaaaattcaaTCATACAAGTGATCTCAGCAAATAAACATCAGAATGGAGTCAGCAGGAATGATGTCATTTTGCTTTGGTCACTTGGGATCATCTATCCCACCTGCATCCAGGTTCTCCTGTGCCAAAAATTCAGATCCTTTCTGGCTCTGTTTGGGTTCAGGTACAGACCCCCAGAGCACTTTCTCCATTGTGTTTCTTGTGCAGTTCAAGGACAAGTGTGGTATTGCTGTAGTGCATCCTGGCAGTGAAAATGGCACTTGGAAGGGAATGGATTGTCTTGAAATCAGGGAATTTAAGGAGCTGTTTCACATTAAAGTCAATGAGAAGGCTGTGGCAAACATTTTCAagaataattttggttttgactgatttttttttttaccaaaggCACAGAATGTTCAGTAAATTTTCATCCTCAGCTTGATTCAGTCTAGCACTTGTGGCACAGAAATCACAGCACAGGGTGTAAGAACCTTCAGCTGCAGTTCTGAAATCAGCATTATAGCTTCTGCATGGGAGCTGAGTGGGACCATCCAGCATGAGAGGGAGCCTGAGCATTAATGACAAACTAAACTGTGTGAAAGGCAAAAGGCTTTAGCTAGATCTTTGTTAATTTTCCCCAGAAGCCATCTCCTTTAATGATGATGTCTTAAGAGCCATGAGAGTCTGGTTTAGCTTAAAAAGCTCTTTAATCTACTTGTGTCTGTTTCAGCACAACTTCTTCTTTGATGCTTTCTTGGGACTCTGGACTGTGCacgtttttcttttttgtactgtAATGTGAGATGGCactaatttatttgttttctaattttttatcCTGACTTGAAATATCTTCCATGGGCTCTAATGGATTTATGTGGACTATGTTTTTCATTAAGTTCTTTGCTTTCTTGGGCACTCAGACTCCCAAACTAATTTGGAGCTGACAGTTAGGCATAGTTGCAGAGGCTTTTTAGCAAACGGGATTAACAAAAGCCCTGTCTTCTGCACTAATCTTATCCAAAGCAAGAGCAAATCCAGCACTCCTGATAGCTTGGCCTCTGACAGCTACTGTGGCAATAGCCACAACTCCAGGAAGCTTTTGAAGCTCTCCCTCATGGATGTTACTGCATCAGGTCTCTCTTGACCTCACAATACCCCAGTGTGAATTTTTCTGATGACACCATAATTCTGCcactttctctgctttttttttttttttttttaatttggatttttgggataaGCTCTTTTAAGAATTATATACAGAGTATCTGTAGATGCAGCATGTAACCTAAATAGCATGGAAATGGTTTCTTCTTGCTCCTTAGTGCTGTCTTTCCTCCCTCAGGTGGCTGGGAAGGATCTGCCACATTCAAGATGACCTTTGCAGCTGGGGGTGCAATTGAATTTGGGCAGCGGATGCTGCAGGTGGCATCACAAGGTATGGAAGGCTGGGGGTGTCTGCCAGAGTTCTGTGGTTTCAGGAGCCCTTGCCTGAAGCTTGCTTTAAAACATACTTTTCTCACATCCAAAGAGCAGCAGATTTATTGGGATGACACTTACTTGTTTTTCTGATAAGGACTCTTTAAGTTTGTTGGAGTTGTTGGCGGGCTTTTGAGGCAGGTTTGATGTTCTGATGAGGTcttgtctttgcttttccagtCTCCAGAGGTGAAATACCCAGTGGAGCTTACGGCTATTCCTACATGCCAAATGGATCCTATGCTTTTGCACCACCTGCAGCTAACGGGGGCTATCCAtacccacctcctcctccaggtACGTCTGGGAACTGAGGCTGAGGGTTATTCCAGTGAGTTAGAGTTAAAATAGGTTAAAAGggcaagaaaaacagattttactgTGTGTTTTAGTGATGACTTGTGTAGCTTTTGTTCCTGAGTTTAATTATATTTGCCTTGGCTTCTTTTGGTTGAGAACTCCACCCAGAGGAGTTAAGTCTCTTGCTATGTGATCTCCTTTCCTGACAGACTTTTACCCTGGTCCTCCTGCGGCAGCTGGAAACATGGGCTACATGCAGCTTCCACCCCCACCATACCCAGGGCCCATGGAACCCCCTGTCAGTGGCCCAGACCTGCCCTCCACTCCTGCAGGTAAGGAGCCTGTCCAGGTGAATGAACTCACAACAGTTTTGTTAGGAATGAAACAGACTTTGTTTCTTGTCTTTTGGGGAACTTCGAAGCTCCATTTAGAAGTTGAAATTTGTTTAGAACAGAGATTAGGGAGCTCCCCTAATCTCCAGCCTTGTATGTTCAGCTCAGTCTGGAGTCCAGCCTGATTCTCTTCCGGGTAAACACCATTAGTAGGCATTTTATAGATGGATGTATTCGTcttttgacagaaaaaatacagtctGTGATTCTCCTGTGGTGGTAATCTTGTCCTAATGAATGAATACAAGGAATATGATGGTGAAATGTGTTTGTGGTCCATTTTAGTTCACAACTGTGGCTTTGGTGATATTTGCTTCCCCTGTTTCATTCTTAATGTGATTATTTTTGCTGAAACAATATGGATCAGGGGAAGAGATGATGGAAAGGAGCTGGGGAAATATCAGCCTCATTTTTCACTCATTTAggatttattaaaatgaaaaaaagagctGTTGTGGTTGGATACAGCCATAGATCTCTTGCAGATAAGAATATTTGTTTGAATAAGGATTTAACTTTTCAATTTGAAAAAACAACCATTCATCTTTGAACTATTATTTGGGAAGTGGCGCTGCTCCAGAGGGTTGTACAAGATTTTTGTGTTCTGCAGAAATGGAGGATCTGGATTATGCTCATAAATTACCATCTTTAATACACTAATCCCCTGAGCTGCTATCATCTTctgctgatttttgttttgcctgttGATTTCACTCCCAGGAAGGATGGTTTGTTCACTGCCTGTTTATAAAAGGTATTGTCTGTATTTAGGCAAGGCAACAGCAAGCATTTATTTATGGCTGACATGCAAGTCCCAGGTGACATTTCCAAACTCAGTCTTCCTCTGTTTCACTGGGAATTGGCAATTCTGTGGTGACTGGAAGAGAGAATGCTCAATTGTGTTTGTTGTAGCTGTTTTGCAACTTGAGCACTGGTCACAGGGTGCTCTGTTAAGTAACTCTTGATGGCCAGGGGTTCTTGTTCTATTGTAAGGGTTCTCTGTGTGTCCCTAACCTGTCACTTCTCTCCCTGTGACAGCTGAAGCCAAggctgctgaagctgctgccagtgctTACTACAGCCCAGGCAACCCCCACAATGTCTACATGCCCACGGTGAGTCCCTGTTGCTCTGGGGTTGCAGGGGAGCCCAAGTGTGTGTCTGGCAGATCTTCTCTCAGTGGCACAGCAAAGTTGGTCTGAATTGATGTTGGTGtcttggttttttggggggctttgAGTTTAATATTCTTAGCCAAGCACTGATGTCCTTTTGTCATCTTAATTGCAGGAccagccacctcctcctccatACTTCCCACCAGAGGACAAGAAAAACCAATAAGCTGACACAGAACTTCTCCACGActcattgctttctttttttccattttggcaGAATTCTGGGGCACAGTCCATGGCACTGAGGAGTAGAACCTTCCCCCAAGGCACACTGCTTTCAGGGGCTCTAGGAGTAGGTCTGTGCAGAGCAAGGGGAGGGATTTTGGCAGTCTGGGTCACCTGTGGAGCTCTGAGGGTTTGCTGTCCTGCAGCattccctcctccctgtgcaCAACATCGCTACACCTGGAGGTTCTCTTCATGTGTGACTGCTTCCCTTAGCTCTGTTTCTTTTGATACTTAAAGCATACCTCTTTAGAGTCAGCATCTGCTCTAAACTGCTAATTAACATGATCATGACATGGAAACAAGGCTCTTGGGGGTGGGAGGTGTCTTGAATTCACCTTAGTGTGCATCCAAGAGCACCTCTGGACACACGGATGCCTCTGGTTATTCTTTTTAATCCAGAGTGTCACATCCAACTCTGCTTTTGAGAAAGGACTTCAAAGGCAACCTTTGGGATTTCAAAGGAAGAACACACCTATGACATTTTTCAGATATATATTcaactttcttattttttttttatctaaatCATTCCTGACAATCATAGTAAATAATCTATAGCACTTCAAATTTCCTTGCTGCTCACCATGTATGTGCTGACAAATGTCCCTTCCTCAGACATGCTGCTCTTCACAGGGTTCTCCAGTAGCATCTGACCAGTTTAGATCCCATAGGAACACTAATATTTCTGCAGTCTCTATTTTCCAGTTAGATATGTGAATTCCCTAAGTCCTGAGCATTCTCCTCATAGTCTGTAAtgcacttttgtttttcctttgttgtaACAAAAGTTACACTTCTTGGCCAGTGAAGCATCTTCCTGCTGTGATTTACCTGGTGAATTAACAGCTAATGGGCAGAAAGTAGTTGCTTTACTTCTGTCCTGGAAGCACTTGAGAGAATATGCAAAACATTGGAATAAGCTGTAAGGTACAAAGTGTTGTTTATTGCTGTTTGTGTGGTCCAGCTGTGAATTCCCAGTCACCCAAACTTGGACTCCTCATAACATTGATTCCTTGGTCTCATTAGCAACAATTCCAGTGCAGAACCTGTGCAGGACTGATCAGAATCTGGGCTGTGGAACTTCTGCATTGTACAAAGCTTTGGCAAGTGACACTTGACTGGCTTCTGACAGCCGAGAGAGAAAATCCTTCCCAGCAAAGTGTGACAGAAGGTCCTGTGCTAGGGAACTGCTGAGACTTGCTGCATGCATCCTGCTCGGAGAGAAACAAGGTCcacttcttgttttctttttctttacctgATTAATGAAATTGCTACTGTTTGTGCACTGACTTTTCTAGAATTGCTACTGCGGTGATGTAAAGAAATcgttatttaaaaaatatatttattttgaaagcgTTTGATTAATATATTAATGTGAAATGACTTCTGAATGCAGATTTGTTTGCCAAGACTGTGAAGTAAAGAGAAATCAGCTCAAAACTTGgggtgtttgtgtgtgtgtgagtgggCAGACTTCTGGTGAGCTGGTAGCTTTGGATGCAGAGAGGAGGAATGAGAAGCAAAATcattttgattttatattttattattagaaGCAAAACCACTTGGCTTTTCACTGGTGACATTAGTTGCTTGATTTCTCTTGGGTGGCTTAGTGAATGAAAATAAGATGTTAAAATGTTTCAGGAAACTCCCATTTCACAGTTCCTGTTAGAAGCtgatgcagcagctgctttacTCTACCCAGATGTGTCACCCAAGTTGTTTTTCCAGAGTTGTCCTCATAAAAGTTACAACCTGTTTACTGTTTTACTTTGCAAGAATTagctcagcactgcagcatAATTAATGCCTCTGAAATATCTCTCTAGAAGCAAGCCAcaattttatcctttttttttccctgtaagtGTGCCGAGGTGCCTGGGTGGTTGTGCCCAGTGAGGTCGGAGCTGTCTCAGGTGTGCTCCCCCTGTGCTCCTGtccctggaaaagctgggagttgtgctccagcagcagtgctggagctgaacTGAACCAGGTGTGTCAGTCTCACTTGGCAGGACAGGAGTGTTCCATGTGGGATCAGGTCCTGGTCAGTCCCCCAGCTCACACTGACACGTGTCAAACAGGAGGTACCCAGAACCTGCTCTCCACGTATCATCCAAACCTCTCTTGGTTTCATTCCtctttccagcagctcctgtggttGCCTTCATTCTCTTGAATTCCCTGACCAgccagcagggacatcttccagaTTCTGCTCATTTTTACATCCCTTTTGACTCTCACATCCTCCCACATGGCTGTTTGACTGCACTTTAAGCCTGGCTGAGCCACTCGGGTTTGTTTTCTTGGGTAGAAGAGGTGGCTGAAGGAGGAAAGCAttgagataaaatattatattccAGTAGGAGATTAATAAATCCCGATTTGtgaattaaattttcttcaaaCTTCAAATCAAGGTTTCCTCAGTCACATCTGTCCAACTCTAAAATGGTGCTGAAACCTTTCTGTTCTGGCTCGTTCCCAGTTACCCTCTACTCAGACAGAATCCTAGAAAACACAGATTGCACAAACTTTCCAGAGCTCttgcccagccccactccctgtgcagctcttaGACCAACAATCAGAACAAATCCATGAGGTTCTTTTAAAACCTTTCCTCAGCTAAGTGTGCTtgagagagaaatatttaaatatctgctCCCATGGGAACTCAGCTCCATGGTTTGAGCTGAGTCACTTCCCTTAGAGTGGAGAAGTGGCAAGACCTCCAGAGACACCATGAGGTTTCTGTCTGGCAAAAGGGAAATGTACTCAAAGG comes from Vidua macroura isolate BioBank_ID:100142 chromosome 19, ASM2450914v1, whole genome shotgun sequence and encodes:
- the WBP2 gene encoding WW domain-binding protein 2 isoform X1, translating into MALNKNHSEGGGVIVNNSENVLMTYDHVEITFSDLEPMPEAFKGTKKGSVFLTPYRVIFVSKGKDAMQSFVMPFYLLKDCEIKQPVFGANYIKGTVKAEAGGGWEGSATFKMTFAAGGAIEFGQRMLQVASQVSRGEIPSGAYGYSYMPNGSYAFAPPAANGGYPYPPPPPDFYPGPPAAAGNMGYMQLPPPPYPGPMEPPVSGPDLPSTPAAEAKAAEAAASAYYSPGNPHNVYMPTDQPPPPPYFPPEDKKNQ
- the WBP2 gene encoding WW domain-binding protein 2 isoform X2, with translation MTYDHVEITFSDLEPMPEAFKGTKKGSVFLTPYRVIFVSKGKDAMQSFVMPFYLLKDCEIKQPVFGANYIKGTVKAEAGGGWEGSATFKMTFAAGGAIEFGQRMLQVASQVSRGEIPSGAYGYSYMPNGSYAFAPPAANGGYPYPPPPPDFYPGPPAAAGNMGYMQLPPPPYPGPMEPPVSGPDLPSTPAAEAKAAEAAASAYYSPGNPHNVYMPTDQPPPPPYFPPEDKKNQ